A stretch of the Planctomycetota bacterium genome encodes the following:
- a CDS encoding GC-type dockerin domain-anchored protein has protein sequence MHRHIRSQNFVASAAALVACSGFAVAAQTGPSTLQVGQGYVQTWTENGTPMVAISLDGQGVDRVVEQRPTIRLRYAEFDPAVTTPAVPRELRATADSRAFIVQYVSQPLEAYGQAIADLGGQVERFLADQAQIVTIDPAQVDAVADLPFVRWVGEYHPAYKLHEPDLQRLILSGDSTVIQNYSILALNDDPETMAALQAHITAIGSEVTALVPEVGRLEATLTDGQLLSLAQRSEVLYMDFRGQPEDDADIAREIGGANYIEDELGFTGQGVRGEVMDSGLFTAHQEFADMDVLLHGPVDSQSHGTAVFSIVFAPGVRADARGFLPDAEQQIMADYGGPARSDRYTHTEELVDPSDIYRAVFQTNSWGDPRETTYTTISAEMDDILFDFDILITQSQSNSGSTPSRPQAWAKNIVSVGGIVHQGTLTRSDDCHCFGGSTGPAGDGRIKPDLAHFYDQTTAATTGGVTAYTQFGGTSGATPITAGHFGLFFQMWSEGVWNGGVPLPGASVFDNRPSATTAKAMMISSAFRYDPDTTDMTRFTQGWGMADLRKMYDERDRFFIVDQADVIQPLATNAYSVKVASGEPDLRVTMAYPDPQGTVSATIDRINDLTLKVTSPTGEVYWGNNGLATGNLSTPGGDPNTLDTVENVFIENPAGGVWTVEVIASEINEDGHPDTPGLDAVYSMVVAGVTPTIGLSLVSEVPGVLDPGAELGIAVEVVEGDETLVGTPTIFYDVEGAGFVSAAMTADGDQWIFDLPAAQCDFLPQFYVEALGSGGTQVSIPPLGAIEPFSVDRVGTFEVAASYDFEDAAGWDVADTSVAFGSWEAGVPVDGGRGDPSADFDGSGAAFVTGNLATEDLDGGPTVLTSPVIDLSNAPGDSEISYARWFFNDDGDDFLTIEVSDDGGSSWTLLESVTDDGGAVEWQQASFPITDFVELTSAFRIRFSVADNPNDSITEAAIDALSISGFRCDGDCLADFDGDGELSIFDFLAFQNAFDAGDLAADLDGDGSLSLFDFLEFQNLFDAGCP, from the coding sequence ATGCACCGACACATCCGTTCGCAGAACTTCGTTGCCTCCGCGGCCGCCCTCGTGGCCTGCAGCGGCTTCGCCGTGGCCGCGCAGACGGGACCGAGCACCCTACAGGTCGGCCAGGGCTACGTGCAGACGTGGACCGAGAACGGCACCCCGATGGTGGCCATCAGCCTGGACGGCCAGGGCGTCGATCGCGTGGTGGAGCAGCGGCCCACGATCCGCCTGCGCTACGCCGAGTTCGACCCGGCCGTCACCACGCCGGCGGTGCCGCGGGAGCTGCGGGCGACCGCGGACAGCCGCGCGTTCATCGTGCAGTACGTCTCGCAGCCGCTGGAGGCCTACGGCCAGGCGATCGCCGACCTCGGCGGCCAGGTCGAGCGCTTCCTGGCCGACCAGGCCCAGATCGTGACCATCGATCCCGCACAGGTCGACGCGGTTGCGGATCTGCCCTTCGTGCGGTGGGTGGGCGAGTACCACCCCGCGTACAAGCTGCACGAGCCGGACCTGCAGCGGCTGATCCTGTCGGGCGACTCGACGGTGATCCAGAACTACTCGATCCTCGCGCTCAACGACGATCCCGAGACGATGGCCGCCCTGCAGGCGCACATCACCGCGATCGGCAGCGAGGTGACGGCCCTGGTGCCCGAGGTCGGCCGCCTGGAGGCAACGCTGACCGACGGCCAGCTGCTCTCGCTCGCCCAGCGGTCCGAGGTCCTCTACATGGACTTCCGCGGCCAGCCCGAGGACGACGCGGACATCGCCCGTGAGATCGGCGGCGCGAACTACATCGAGGACGAGCTGGGCTTCACGGGCCAGGGCGTCCGCGGCGAGGTGATGGACAGCGGCCTGTTTACCGCCCACCAAGAGTTCGCCGACATGGACGTGCTGCTGCACGGCCCGGTGGACTCGCAGTCGCACGGCACCGCGGTGTTCAGCATCGTGTTCGCGCCGGGCGTGCGGGCCGACGCCCGCGGCTTCCTGCCCGACGCCGAGCAGCAGATCATGGCCGACTACGGCGGTCCCGCCCGGAGTGATCGGTACACGCACACCGAAGAGCTCGTCGATCCGAGCGACATCTACCGCGCCGTGTTCCAGACCAACAGCTGGGGCGATCCGCGCGAGACGACGTACACGACGATCTCGGCCGAGATGGACGACATCCTGTTCGACTTCGACATCCTGATCACCCAGTCGCAGTCCAACTCGGGCAGCACCCCGTCGCGTCCGCAGGCCTGGGCGAAGAACATCGTCTCGGTGGGCGGCATCGTGCACCAGGGCACGCTGACCCGCAGCGACGACTGCCACTGCTTTGGCGGCAGCACGGGCCCCGCCGGCGACGGCCGCATCAAGCCCGACCTGGCGCACTTCTACGACCAGACCACGGCCGCCACCACCGGCGGGGTCACCGCCTACACCCAGTTCGGCGGCACCAGCGGCGCGACGCCCATCACCGCGGGCCACTTCGGCCTCTTCTTCCAGATGTGGTCCGAGGGCGTGTGGAACGGCGGCGTGCCGCTGCCGGGCGCCTCGGTCTTCGACAACCGCCCGTCGGCGACGACCGCGAAGGCGATGATGATCAGCAGCGCCTTCCGCTACGACCCCGACACCACCGACATGACCCGCTTCACGCAGGGCTGGGGCATGGCCGACCTCCGCAAGATGTACGACGAGCGGGATCGCTTCTTCATCGTCGACCAGGCGGACGTGATCCAGCCGCTGGCGACCAACGCCTATAGCGTCAAGGTGGCCTCGGGCGAGCCCGACCTCCGCGTGACCATGGCCTACCCCGACCCGCAGGGCACGGTGTCGGCCACCATCGATCGCATCAATGACCTGACGCTCAAGGTCACCTCGCCCACCGGCGAGGTGTACTGGGGCAACAACGGCCTGGCCACGGGCAACCTCTCGACGCCCGGCGGCGATCCCAACACCCTCGACACCGTCGAGAACGTCTTCATCGAGAACCCGGCGGGCGGCGTGTGGACCGTCGAGGTCATCGCCTCGGAGATCAACGAGGACGGCCACCCGGACACCCCCGGGCTCGATGCGGTCTACTCGATGGTCGTCGCCGGCGTCACGCCGACCATCGGCCTGTCGCTGGTCAGCGAGGTGCCCGGCGTGCTCGATCCGGGCGCCGAGCTCGGCATCGCGGTCGAGGTCGTCGAGGGCGACGAGACCCTCGTCGGCACGCCGACCATCTTCTACGACGTCGAGGGCGCGGGCTTCGTGAGCGCCGCGATGACGGCCGATGGCGACCAGTGGATCTTCGATCTGCCGGCCGCTCAGTGCGACTTCCTGCCGCAGTTCTACGTCGAGGCTCTCGGCAGCGGTGGCACCCAGGTGAGCATTCCGCCGCTGGGCGCAATCGAGCCGTTCTCGGTCGATCGCGTGGGCACCTTCGAGGTGGCCGCGAGCTACGACTTCGAGGACGCCGCCGGCTGGGACGTGGCCGACACGTCCGTCGCGTTCGGCAGCTGGGAAGCCGGCGTGCCCGTCGACGGCGGCCGCGGCGATCCCTCGGCCGACTTCGACGGCTCGGGCGCCGCGTTCGTCACGGGCAACCTGGCGACCGAGGACCTCGACGGCGGCCCGACGGTGCTGACCTCGCCGGTCATCGACCTGTCGAACGCGCCGGGCGACTCGGAGATCAGCTACGCCCGCTGGTTCTTCAACGACGACGGCGACGACTTCCTGACCATCGAGGTCTCCGACGACGGCGGCTCCAGCTGGACGCTGCTCGAGTCGGTGACCGACGACGGCGGCGCCGTCGAGTGGCAGCAGGCCAGCTTCCCGATCACCGATTTCGTCGAGCTGACCAGCGCCTTCCGGATCCGCTTCTCGGTGGCCGACAACCCCAACGACTCGATCACCGAGGCGGCGATCGACGCGCTGTCCATCTCCGGCTTCCGCTGCGATGGCGACTGCCTCGCCGACTTCGACGGCGACGGCGAGCTGTCCATCTTCGACTTCCTGGCGTTCCAGAACGCCTTCGATGCCGGCGATCTCGCCGCCGACCTGGACGGCGACGGCTCGCTGAGCCTCTTCGACTTCCTGGAGTTCCAGAACCTGTTCGATGCCGGCTGCCCGTAA